One segment of Takifugu rubripes chromosome 5, fTakRub1.2, whole genome shotgun sequence DNA contains the following:
- the rps11 gene encoding small ribosomal subunit protein uS17, translating to MADAQTERSYQKQPTIFQNKKRVLATDGGKEAKEKLPRYHKSVGLGFKTPREAIEGTYIDKKCPFTGNVSIRGRILSGVVTKMKMQRTIVIRRDYLHYIRKYNRFEKRHKNMSVHLSPCFRDVTVGDIVTVGECRPLSKTVRFNVLKVTKAAGAKKQFQKF from the exons ACCGAGCGGTCTTACCAGAAACAGCCCACCATATTCCAGAACAAGAAGCGTGTTCTGGCAACCGATGGTGGCAAGGAAGCCAAGGAGAAGCTCCCCCGTTACCACAAGAGTGTCGGGCTGGGCTTCAAAACCCCAAGAGAG GCTATTGAAGGCACTTACATTGACAAGAAATGCCCCTTCACTGGAAATGTCTCCATCCGTGGTCGGATCCTCTCTG GTGTGGTGACCAAAATGAAGATGCAGAGAACGATTGTAATCAGACGTGACTACCTGCATTACATCCGAAAGTACAACCGCTTTGAGAAGAGGCACAAGAACATGTCTGTCCATCTCTCACCTTGTTTCAG AGACGTCACAGTTGGCGACATCGTGACTGTTGGAGAGTGCCGACCACTCAGCAAGACTGTGAGGTTCAACGTGCTCAAAGTGACAAAGGCTGCTGGAGCCAAGAAGCAGTTCCAGAAGTTTTAG
- the lfng gene encoding beta-1,3-N-acetylglucosaminyltransferase lunatic fringe, with translation MFKNNGKKAIISVASTAGLCLLLLLLVAVQHHWAQLGGQASAGSPSPLQDAAPDEDAPSAQGKKGFSAYLSKLTRGRREAEKPARFSAPDGDPPPAEDLSANDIFIAVKTTKKFHQSRLNLLLDTWISRNAQQTHVFTDGEDEELKKKIGSRAINTNCSAAHSRQALSCKMAVEYDKFIESGKKWFCHVDDDNYVNVRTLVKFLSQYPHTQDMYVGKPSLDRPIEATERLGDNKMKPVNFWFATGGAGFCVSRGLALKMSPWASGGHFMNTAEKIRLPDDCTIGYIIEWVLGVPLTRSNLFHSHLENLQQVSRSEMHKQITLSYGMFENKSNIINLKGAFPVEEDPSRFKSVHCLLYPDTPWCPPQVVF, from the exons atgtttaaaaataatggAAAGAAAGCTATTATTTCTGTAGCCAGCACCGCAGGcttgtgtctgctgctgctgctgctggttgctgTGCAGCATCACTGGGCTCAGCTGGGGGGCCAGGCGAGCGCAGGCTCACCGTCTCCTCTCCAAGACGCAGCTCCAGACGAGGACGCACCGAGCGCGCAGGGGAAGAAGGGCTTCTCGGCGTATCTGTCCAAGCTGACCCGCGGACGGAGGGAGGCGGAGAAGCCCGCCCGCTTCTCTGCGCCCGACGGTGACCCGCCGCCGGCGGAGGACCTCAGCGCAAACGACATCTTCATTGCGGTGAAGACCACCAAGAAGTTCCACCAGTCCAGACTGAATCTGCTGCTGGACACATGGATCTCAAGGAACGCGCAACAG aCACACGTCTTCACTGATGGAGAGGACgaagaactgaagaagaaaATCG GGAGTCGAGCCATCAACACCAACTGCTCCGCCGCTCACAGCCGCCAGGCTCTGTCCTGCAAGATGGCCGTGGAATACGACAAATTCATCGAGTCGGGCAAGAA GTGGTTCTGTCACGTAGACGACGACAACTACGTGAACGTTCGGACTCTGGTGAAGTTCCTGTCGCAGTACCCCCACACTCAGGACATGTATGTGGGGAAGCCCAGTCTGGACCGGCCCATCGAGGCCACGGAGCGGCTGGGGGACAACAAGATG AAACCAGTGAACTTCTGGTTCGCCACTGGAGGAGCAGGGTTCTGCGTGAGTCGGGGTCTGGCCCTGAAGATGAGCCCGTGGGCCAG CGGCGGCCACTTCATGAACACGGCAGAAAAGATCCGGCTGCCCGATGACTGCACCATCGGCTACATCATCGAGTGGGTTCTGGGGGTCCCTCTGACCCGCAGCAACCTGTTCCACTCCCACCTGGAGAACCTGCAACAGGTGTCTCGGTCTGAGATGCACAAACAG ATCACCCTCAGTTATGGGATGTTTGAGAACAAGAGCAACATCATCAATTTGAAAGGGGCTTTTCCCGTCGAGGAGGATCCATCGAG GTTCAAGTCTGTGCACTGTCTCCTGTACCCAGACACCCCCTGGTGTCCACCTCAGGTTGTCTTCTAG